From one Lotus japonicus ecotype B-129 chromosome 3, LjGifu_v1.2 genomic stretch:
- the LOC130742679 gene encoding uncharacterized protein LOC130742679 isoform X3 — protein sequence MTKEILESEVYRELDSIQNRSLVYPDYYLNPFHAYDEGNLTWLAAAEAEAATMSMVKRTIPDASSVDEANQVLRGNWLRAIEQHHMQYSQTSMIDDILDIGCSVGVSSRYLADKFPTAKVTGLDLSPYFLAVAQHKEKNGNPRKFPIKWIHAKGEDTGLPSKSFDIVSIAYVLHECPTRAIVNLVREAFRLLRPGGTLAMTDNSPKSKVLQELSPVLFTLMKSTEPFLDEYYLTDMDGTLREAGFVNITSILTDPRHVTITATVPI from the exons ATGACCAAAGAGATTTTAGAGTCCGAAGTGTACAGGGAGTTGGACAGCATTCAAAACCGCTCTTTAGTATATCCGGATT ATTATTTGAATCCATTCCATGCGTATGATGAGGGCAATCTTACATGGTTG GCAGCGGCAGAAGCTGAGGCTGCTACAATGTCAATGGTGAAAAGAACAATTCCTGATGCTTCTTCGGTAGATGAAGCAAATCAGGTACTGCGTGGAAATTGGCTTCGTGCAATTGAACAACACCACATGCAGTATTCACAAACATCCATGATTGATGACATTCTAGATATTGGATGCTCTGTTGGTGTAAGCTCAAGATATCTCGCAGACAAATTCCCTACAGCCAAAGTCACC GGGCTAGATCTGTCACCCTATTTTCTAGCTGTGGCTCAGCATAAGGAAAAGAATGGAAATCCTAGAAAGTTTCCAATTAAATGGATACATGCAAAGGGAGAAGACACAGGCTTGCCTTCTAAATCATTTGACATTGTATCAATTGCTTATGTG CTGCATGAATGTCCTACGAGAGCTATAGTGAATTTAGTAAGGGAAGCATTCCGCCTGCTTCGGCCTGGAGGGACGCTAGCTATGACAGATAATTCG CCGAAGTCGAAGGTCCTACAG GAATTGTCTCCAGTTCTGTTTACATTGATGAAGAGCACAGAACCCTTTCTTGATGAGTACTACTTGACTGACATGGATGGAACACTGAGAGAAGCTGGTTTTGtgaacataacatcaattcttACTGACCCCAGGCACGTGACTATAACGGCAACTGTGCCTATATGA
- the LOC130742679 gene encoding uncharacterized protein LOC130742679 isoform X2, with the protein MSLWSVPSTPHTQHRMSLSSPLQNLPAIISTNGNATATARAAKWRHWAVNTDTTTAVASGGVQTGGYEEGNLVRPKWTGETPLSRLVRALISFKPLYSFLKLGARQVLISTAEKNNIPWREMTKEILESEVYRELDSIQNRSLVYPDYYLNPFHAYDEGNLTWLAAAEAEAATMSMVKRTIPDASSVDEANQVLRGNWLRAIEQHHMQYSQTSMIDDILDIGCSVGVSSRYLADKFPTAKVTGLDLSPYFLAVAQHKEKNGNPRKFPIKWIHAKGEDTGLPSKSFDIVSIAYVLHECPTRAIVNLVREAFRLLRPGGTLAMTDNSPKSKVLQEHHQTSVFSVCRRNCLQFCLH; encoded by the exons ATGTCACTGTGGTCTGTCCCTTCCACACCACACACACAACACAGAATGTCTCTGTCGTCCCCACTTCAGAACCTCCCTGCGATAATCTCCACGAACGGTAACGCCACCGCAACGGCGAGGGCAGCGAAATGGCGGCACTGGGCGGTTAACACCGACACAACCACCGCCGTGGCCAGCGGTGGAGTCCAAACAGGTGGTTATGAAGAAGGAAATTTGGTTCGACCCAAGTGGACTGGAGAGACCCCCCTGTCTCGTTTGGTTCGAGCTCTTATCTCCTTCAAGCCCTTATACTCTTTCCTCAAGCTCGGTGCTAGGCAGGTTCTGATAAG TACAGCTGAGAAGAACAACATACCTTGGAGGGAAATGACCAAAGAGATTTTAGAGTCCGAAGTGTACAGGGAGTTGGACAGCATTCAAAACCGCTCTTTAGTATATCCGGATT ATTATTTGAATCCATTCCATGCGTATGATGAGGGCAATCTTACATGGTTG GCAGCGGCAGAAGCTGAGGCTGCTACAATGTCAATGGTGAAAAGAACAATTCCTGATGCTTCTTCGGTAGATGAAGCAAATCAGGTACTGCGTGGAAATTGGCTTCGTGCAATTGAACAACACCACATGCAGTATTCACAAACATCCATGATTGATGACATTCTAGATATTGGATGCTCTGTTGGTGTAAGCTCAAGATATCTCGCAGACAAATTCCCTACAGCCAAAGTCACC GGGCTAGATCTGTCACCCTATTTTCTAGCTGTGGCTCAGCATAAGGAAAAGAATGGAAATCCTAGAAAGTTTCCAATTAAATGGATACATGCAAAGGGAGAAGACACAGGCTTGCCTTCTAAATCATTTGACATTGTATCAATTGCTTATGTG CTGCATGAATGTCCTACGAGAGCTATAGTGAATTTAGTAAGGGAAGCATTCCGCCTGCTTCGGCCTGGAGGGACGCTAGCTATGACAGATAATTCG CCGAAGTCGAAGGTCCTACAG GAACATCATCAAACTTCTGTTTTTTCTGTGTGTCGTAGGAATTGTCTCCAGTTCTGTTTACATTGA
- the LOC130742679 gene encoding uncharacterized protein LOC130742679 isoform X1 encodes MSLWSVPSTPHTQHRMSLSSPLQNLPAIISTNGNATATARAAKWRHWAVNTDTTTAVASGGVQTGGYEEGNLVRPKWTGETPLSRLVRALISFKPLYSFLKLGARQVLISTAEKNNIPWREMTKEILESEVYRELDSIQNRSLVYPDYYLNPFHAYDEGNLTWLAAAEAEAATMSMVKRTIPDASSVDEANQVLRGNWLRAIEQHHMQYSQTSMIDDILDIGCSVGVSSRYLADKFPTAKVTGLDLSPYFLAVAQHKEKNGNPRKFPIKWIHAKGEDTGLPSKSFDIVSIAYVLHECPTRAIVNLVREAFRLLRPGGTLAMTDNSPKSKVLQELSPVLFTLMKSTEPFLDEYYLTDMDGTLREAGFVNITSILTDPRHVTITATVPI; translated from the exons ATGTCACTGTGGTCTGTCCCTTCCACACCACACACACAACACAGAATGTCTCTGTCGTCCCCACTTCAGAACCTCCCTGCGATAATCTCCACGAACGGTAACGCCACCGCAACGGCGAGGGCAGCGAAATGGCGGCACTGGGCGGTTAACACCGACACAACCACCGCCGTGGCCAGCGGTGGAGTCCAAACAGGTGGTTATGAAGAAGGAAATTTGGTTCGACCCAAGTGGACTGGAGAGACCCCCCTGTCTCGTTTGGTTCGAGCTCTTATCTCCTTCAAGCCCTTATACTCTTTCCTCAAGCTCGGTGCTAGGCAGGTTCTGATAAG TACAGCTGAGAAGAACAACATACCTTGGAGGGAAATGACCAAAGAGATTTTAGAGTCCGAAGTGTACAGGGAGTTGGACAGCATTCAAAACCGCTCTTTAGTATATCCGGATT ATTATTTGAATCCATTCCATGCGTATGATGAGGGCAATCTTACATGGTTG GCAGCGGCAGAAGCTGAGGCTGCTACAATGTCAATGGTGAAAAGAACAATTCCTGATGCTTCTTCGGTAGATGAAGCAAATCAGGTACTGCGTGGAAATTGGCTTCGTGCAATTGAACAACACCACATGCAGTATTCACAAACATCCATGATTGATGACATTCTAGATATTGGATGCTCTGTTGGTGTAAGCTCAAGATATCTCGCAGACAAATTCCCTACAGCCAAAGTCACC GGGCTAGATCTGTCACCCTATTTTCTAGCTGTGGCTCAGCATAAGGAAAAGAATGGAAATCCTAGAAAGTTTCCAATTAAATGGATACATGCAAAGGGAGAAGACACAGGCTTGCCTTCTAAATCATTTGACATTGTATCAATTGCTTATGTG CTGCATGAATGTCCTACGAGAGCTATAGTGAATTTAGTAAGGGAAGCATTCCGCCTGCTTCGGCCTGGAGGGACGCTAGCTATGACAGATAATTCG CCGAAGTCGAAGGTCCTACAG GAATTGTCTCCAGTTCTGTTTACATTGATGAAGAGCACAGAACCCTTTCTTGATGAGTACTACTTGACTGACATGGATGGAACACTGAGAGAAGCTGGTTTTGtgaacataacatcaattcttACTGACCCCAGGCACGTGACTATAACGGCAACTGTGCCTATATGA